CCGGGTTGACGATCAGGTCGAGGTAGCGCTGGCGGTAGCGCTTCTCGACGTCTTGCAGACCGTGCCACTTGTCGGGCAGCGGTCGCAGCGCCTTGCCGATCGCGCTAAACTTCGTGACGTGGAGCGTCAGCTCGCCGAGCTTGGTGCGAAACATGTAGCCGCGCACCGCGACGAGATCCCCGCGATCGAGATCGCCCCAGTCGGCGAAGGCCTCGTCGCCGACGTCCTGCTTGCGCACGTAGAGCTGCAGCCTTCCGGTGCGGTCGCCGAGGTCCGCGAAGATCGTCTTGCCCATCGTGCGCTTCGTGAGGATCCGGCCCGCGAGGCTCCAGGCTTCGGCGGCCGCATCCTGTCCCGCCTCGAGAAAACCGTAGCGCTCCGATAGCTCGGCGGCGGTCGCGTCCACGTCGGCGCGCCGCTGCGCGAACGGATCCTTCCCCCGAGAACGCAAAGCGGCCAGATTCTCACGTCTGGCCGCCACGAGCGCTGCTTCGGTCTTGCCGAATTCTTCCAAGAAGATTCCTACTTACGAAGCTTTCTTTGCGGCCTTTTTCGGTGCGTTGCTCTTGATGGATTCGATCTTGTATTTAACGAGCCCGCGCGGCGTGGCGACGTCGACGGTCACGCCCTTTTTGTGGCCCATCAGGGCGCTGCCCAGCGGCGATTCGTTGGAGATGCGGCGATTCGGCGGATCGGCCTCGGCCGAACCGACGATCGAAAACTCGTAGTTCTCGTTGTTCTTGAGGTCCTTGACCCTGACGACCGCGCCGAGATGCACCTCGTCGGCGACGTACTCCGACTCGTCGATGATGCGGGCGTTACGAATCATCGCCTCGAGCTTCAGGATGCGGCCCTCGATGAACGCCTGCTCCTGCTTGGCGTCTTCGTATTCCGCGTTTTCGCTCAGGTCGCCGTACTCTTTGGCCTGACGGATGCGATCGTTGACCTCTCGCCGGTGGACGCTCTTGAGCTCGTCGAGCTCATGCTCCAGCTTCGATAGACCTTCCGCGGTCAGGACGATCTCCTTGTCGTTCAACCTATAGACCCTCACCGGGGTTCAAGGGCGAACCCCACAGCACGTAACGGCGTATTCTCCAACGCTGGCGCGGTTTGTTCTAAGGGGGCCGCTTCAAGGCCTCCTGCACTACGGGAGGCCTGCCACGGGGCAGCATACCCAGTCTCAATCCGCCTTAACGACACGGGGTTTCAGCCGCAGCTCGTGCAGCACGCGCTCGTAGTCCGCCGGCACGACCTCGCTCCACGCCTTCCCCAGCAGCGCGAGCAGCGCCGCCTCGAGAACGTTGGTTCCAAACGACCGGCCCGCGAGATCCGGCGTCGTCGTGATCAGCATTCGTATGCCGCGCGCGGTGAGCTCCTCGACGTTGCCTTGCGTGACGGTGTTCGTCAGGATGATCTTCCCGTCCAGCCGCTCGGGCATGAACTGGCGCATGAAATGGAAGTCGCCGGCGACGATGTCGGCGTCGTGATAGTACTGCGGATATTTCGGCTCCGGCGGCTTCTCTTGTTTCTTTCCGGTCGGGTAGAAGAATTGAAACGGCAGCTTGCACGCGTCGGGAAGATACTTCTCGGCCATCTTCTCGAACTCGTGCAGGTCGCGCACCGGCATGTCCTTGTCGAGCGCGAAGATGAAGTCGCCGAACAGCACGTCGGCGCCCGCGTCCACGAGCGCCTGCGCCATGCCGAAGCGATCCAGCGCGCTGACCATCAGCACACGCGTCCCACGCAGATCGATCGCGAGGTCGTCTTGCATGAAGCGCACGGCCTCGCGTTCCAGCGTGTTCTTCAGCCCGCTGCCGTCGACGATAGGCGTCACCTTGGCCGCCTCGAGCAGCCGGAGTCCGTCGCGCAGCGCGTAGCGATGTCGCCCGGCATAGAGATACACGTCGATGCCGCCCAAGCCGATCGCGTCGACGTTGCCGTCGAGCTCGCGCACTTTGGCGATCGCCGCATCGAGCTTGCCGTCCATACCTACCCGGGAGATGTCGAACTCTTCGCCCAGGAAACTCACGTGGGCACGATGGTCGCGACTGCTGGAACCCAGCGATACCGAGACGACGGTTTTCATGGAGTCGCTCCGCTCAGCGCCTCTGCCGCGGCGCGGGTGGCGGCGAGTCTCTCGGGCGTGATGGCCGCGTCGAAGGCGCGCATGTCGGCGAGCGAAAAGCCGCAACGCTCTGCCATTTCCGAGATCTCGACGACGCGCTCGAGGCTGATGCCGCGGCCGAGCGTGTACGGCTCCAAGCGTCCCTCGAGCGCGAGGATCATCGTCTCGCTCATGCATGCGAGCGCGGTGCGCGGCGGGAGGTTCAGGTCGAACTCCGTGCCGGGCTCGCGCACGCGGTCGAAGCGCGGACTCCCCGGCACGACCATGTTGCCGCCCTCGACGACGAGGACGTCGGGGCGCTGCTGCGCGACGCGGCGGCTGACGTCGTGCGGCAGCGACAGCTCGCAGACCACGGCGCCCGTCTGCAGGTCCTCCGGCTCGATTACGTCCTGCGTCGAGGTCGTGGCGGTCAGGATCAGGCGCGCCGAACGCACGGCCGACGTCAGATCGGTCGTGTGTTCGCTCGCGCACGGCAGAGTCGGTTCGACACTCTCGTGGAACTTGCGCAGGCGCGTCTCGTTGCGCGCGACGAGCACGATGCGCTTGACCTTCGGCGCGATGAGCCGCACGCACGCGGCGCCGATCGAACCGGTCGCACCGATGACGGCCGCCGTCGACGACGCCGGATCGATCCCCATCTCCGACGCGCCGCGAAAGAGACTCTGCACGCCCGCGGCGATCGTCAGTGAGTTGCCGGTCGTCACCGGGATCGGTGACCGCTCGTTGATCGTGATCCCCGCGTCGCCGACGACGCCGGTGAACGCGCCGAGCCCCGCTACGTGCGCGCCGCGCTGCGCTCCGATCTCGATCGCGCCGAGCACGCGCCGGTACACCTCCTCACGCGGAAAATCCATCAGCTGCTGCGGCAAGAGCGGCGCCGCTACGAACCAGCCCTCGGTCTCGCGCCCGTCGGGAGCGCGCACGCCCGTGACGTGCACCGCCGCGTAGGGCGGCATCCACTCCATGATCTTGCGCAAGATCGGCTCACCCTTGCCCTTGGCTCCCGGCTCGTAGCGCGCGATGTCGTCGAACGACAGCGGGTGGATGACGAAGCAGAACTTGTTCACGGACCCTCGCGAGTTCTACGCACGGTCGGAGAGCAGCAGTGCGTGCGTATCTTGCGGCGTGCCGGCGACGCCGACCGGCGGCAGCTCGTTGACGGCCTTCCAAAGATCGAGCGATCGGCCGCCCTCGTGCATCAGGTGCGCGCCCGGTGCGTGACCGTAGCCGATCGCCGACGCCGGTTGCGCGGACTCCTTGGCCTGATCCCAGAGCAGAATGCTCTCGTACGAGTCGGTGATGGATTCCGGCGCCCACGTATCGGACGATTCGAACGACGGCTCCTCGGTGGCGCGGCACACGACCGACAGATAGCCCGACTCGAAGTCGGCGGTGAAGCGCGTCGAGTCGTCGCGCGCGTACGGATGATAAAGACAGTCGATCGGCAGCAGCTTGAAGTAGCGCAGCAAATAGTCGTACAGGGGAATCGACGGATACCAGTACGTCGTGGCCTCGCGCTGGAGCTTGCCGCGGTCGTTGAACTCCATGGAAAAATCCGGTCTCCTCACGACGTTCGTCGAAACGATCATCAACCCGTTCTTCTTCAGCAGCGGGCGGAGCCCGGCGATCACGTGCATCGGCGAATAGACGTGATACAACACCCCCGACAAGTTGATCAGGTCGAAGGCCTTATTTCCGACCTTGCGGCTGACGTCGTACAGCGAGCCGATCTGGCGGAACTTGAAGTTGACGCGGAAGAGTTTTCGGACCGCCTGCATCTTCTCGTAGTTGTAAAGGTGGGGGTTGGTCGCGATCACCTCGCGAGCGCCCTGCCGGCACATCAGGATGGGCATGAGACCTTCGACGCTGCCGATGTCGAGGCAGTCGCATCCGGTCAGATCGGCGTTACGCATCAGCATGCGCGGCAGGAGCGGAAAGTCCACCGGAAACGACGAGCTGGTCATCACTCCGGGGGCCAGCTCGAAGCTGTAGTACCACCACTGGTTGAACAGCTCGGAGTCGCGCACGCCCTCAGGCGTGGCCGGAAGGCGGCGGCCCATCGACCGCGCCGAGAACCACGCGAGGAGCATTCGGCTGAACACCGACTCGCGATCGAAGAGCCTTCGCCGGACGAACCGCTTGAACACCGGCGAATTGAGGAACCGCTCGTATTTCATTGTTGCTCCGCTTGACGTTTGAGCGCGGCCAGCATCATCTCGCTGTTCTCGCGCACCTTCTGTTGCAGTGTTGGTCCGATCAGCTCGGCGAGGGTCGGAACGCCGAAATCGTAGTCGACGCCCAGCACGACGTGCGTCGCGCCGTCGCGGTGCTCGAAGGTCCAGGCCCCCTCGAACTTGTCGAGGTCCCCCTCCAGCAGCCGATAATCGATGCGCAACGCCTCGTCGTCAAAGCGATCCTCTTCCGTCCATTCGATCGGAGCCTCCTCGACGAGCGTCTTCCAGCGTGAGATCGCGCCGGCGGCGCTGCGCTCCAGGATCGTCACCGTCTCGACGTCAGGCATGAACTCGGGAAATCGCTCCTGGTCCTTTGCCAGCTCGTAGACGACTCGCGCGGGGGCGTCGATCACGATCCTGCTCTCGACATACGGCATCGGTTACGCGCAGAGATTGCCGAGCTTGTCATACGCCGCGGCGACGCCCGAGCGCAGCGCCTGTAACGCACGGTCGATCTCCTCCGCGGTAACGACGAGCGGCGGCTCGAGGCGAATGACGCGCTGCTGATTGAGCGTCCAGGCCGCCGTGACGCCGGCCTTGAGCATCTCGGGGATGACGTAGCCGCCGTAGCCCTCGTGCGTCAACTCCGCGCCGACAAGCAGCCCGAGCCCGCGCGCCTCGCGCACGACTGCGGGAAACTCGTTAGCGACTGCGCGCGCTCCGCGCAGCAGCCGTTCGCCCTGCTCGCGCGCGCGCTGCGCGAGCGACTCCTCCTCCAACACGTCCATCGCCGCCAGCGCCGCCGCGCACGCGATTTCGCCGCCGCCGAACGTCGAGGTGTGGGCCAGCGGCGCGTCGCCGTACGCGCGCTCCCACACGTTCGGGCGGGCGATGAACGCGCCGACCGGAACGACGCCGCCGGAGAGTCCCTTCGCGAGCGTCATCACGTCGGGCACGGCGCCGTCGCGGTCGCACCCGAAGCGATAGCCGCAGCGCCCGAGTCCGGTCTGGACCTCGTCCGCGACGAACAACGCGCCCGTTCGATCGCACACCTCACGCACCGCCCGCAGATACCCCGCGGGTGGAACGTTGATTCCGCCCTCGCCTTGAACGGGCTCGACGACGAACGCCGCCGCATCCCGCAACGCCGGCTCCAACGCGTCCGAATCGCCGTACGGTATCGAGACCGAGTCGGCCAGCAACGGACGAAACGGCGACTGGTAGCTCTCGCGCCCGCTGACCGATAGCGCGCCGAGCGTCTTGCCGTGATAGGCGTCGATCGTGCCCACGATCTTCGCGCGCCGAGTGGCGGCGCGCGCGAGTTTGATCGCGCCCTCGATCGCCTCGGTGCCGCTGTTGCACCAGAACGAAATTTGCAGATCGCCGGGCGCGAGCTCGGCGAGCCGGCGCGCCGCGCGCCCGAGCAGGACGTTGAACATCGTCTTGCCGGACAGAGCGATGAGCTCCAGCTGCGCGCGCACGGCCTCGACGACGCGCGGATGGCCGTATCCGACCGTGAAGACGCCGTAGCCCCCGGCAAAGTCCAAGTACGCCTTGCCGGTCTGATCCCAGATCGTGCAGCCCTGCGCCCGCACCTCGACGGGCGAACCCGACAGCTTCATCACTCGCGCGAGCGGCGGATTAACGAACAGCTTGTAGTTCTCGTACGTCTCCGCGGCCAACGCCTGTGGCGATGCCGCGCCGTAGAGATCCCGCCGCTGCTCGATCACGTTTATGCGGCGACCAGCGGAGCGAGCTCCAGCCGCGCGATCGTTTCTTCGATCGTTGCGATCGTCTCGGCAGCCGAATCCAGGCGCATGATTCGCTCGCGCAGAGCTGCCGCGCCGGGGATGCCCTTGAGATAGAGCGCTATGTGCTTGCGCATCTGCGGCACCGCGCGCGGCTCTCCGAGCTCGTCGACCATCCGGCGATAGTGCTCGAGCGCGAAGCGCAAGCGATCCGGCGCGACCGGCGTGAGCTGCGGCTCGCGTCCTTCCATCAGGTCGCGAATCTGCGAGATCAGCCACGGGTTGCCGAGCGTGGCGCGGCCCAACATGATCGCGTCGACGCCGCTGTCACGCATGCGTTGCATCGCCTGGTGCGGATCGTCGAGATCGCCGTTGCCGATCACGGGAATGTCGATGGCGGATTTGAGCCGCGCGATGTGATCCCAATCGGCCTCGCCCTTATAGAACTGCTTCGCGGTGCGCGCGTGCAACGTAACGGCCCGCACACCCGCGTCTTGCGCGCGGCGCGCGACGTCGACGTAGACGAGCGCGTCTTCGGTCCAACCGAGCCGCATCTTCATCGTTACGGGGCACTCTACGGCGGCGACGACGGCGCGCATGATCGCCTCGCAGCGATCCGGATCGCGCAGACACGCGGATCCGCCGTTGGTCTTCGTGACCTTCGGCGCGGGACAGCCGAAGTTGATGTCCACGATGTCCGCGCCGCACTCGCGCACGACCTTCGCGGCCGACGCCATCGTCGCGGGGTCGTCGCCCCAGAGCTGCGTCGAGACCGGTTTCTCGAGCCCGTGCTGGTCGATCATTTCCATCGTCCGGCGGCTGCCGTACGCGAGCGCGTTGGACGAGACGAACTCCGTCACCGTGAGGCCGAGTCCGAACGGGCGGTAGAGCGCACGCATGGTTCGGTTCGTAACGCCGGACATCGGCGCCAGAATCAGGGGCGGCCAAACTTCGATCGAACCGATGCACAGCGGCGGGGGACGCATGCCGTTATCTCTTAAACGGCTCGTCGCCGCGCGCCTCGGCGTCGTGGAACAGGCGCAGGCCCGTCAGGCTCAGGTGCGGAGCGATTGCGTCGACGATCGGCGTCTGCGGGGCGACGATCTCGGCGAGACCGCCCGTGGCGACCACGCGGACGGCGGCGTCCATCTCGCGGCGCATGCGCGCGACGATGGCTTCCGCCTGCCCGGCGAAGCCGTAGACGATGCCGCTCTGCAGCGCCTCCACCGTGTTGCGTCCGATCGCCCTGCCGGGCGCCTCGAGCG
The sequence above is drawn from the Candidatus Binatia bacterium genome and encodes:
- a CDS encoding shikimate dehydrogenase gives rise to the protein MNKFCFVIHPLSFDDIARYEPGAKGKGEPILRKIMEWMPPYAAVHVTGVRAPDGRETEGWFVAAPLLPQQLMDFPREEVYRRVLGAIEIGAQRGAHVAGLGAFTGVVGDAGITINERSPIPVTTGNSLTIAAGVQSLFRGASEMGIDPASSTAAVIGATGSIGAACVRLIAPKVKRIVLVARNETRLRKFHESVEPTLPCASEHTTDLTSAVRSARLILTATTSTQDVIEPEDLQTGAVVCELSLPHDVSRRVAQQRPDVLVVEGGNMVVPGSPRFDRVREPGTEFDLNLPPRTALACMSETMILALEGRLEPYTLGRGISLERVVEISEMAERCGFSLADMRAFDAAITPERLAATRAAAEALSGATP
- a CDS encoding aspartate aminotransferase family protein, with the protein product MIEQRRDLYGAASPQALAAETYENYKLFVNPPLARVMKLSGSPVEVRAQGCTIWDQTGKAYLDFAGGYGVFTVGYGHPRVVEAVRAQLELIALSGKTMFNVLLGRAARRLAELAPGDLQISFWCNSGTEAIEGAIKLARAATRRAKIVGTIDAYHGKTLGALSVSGRESYQSPFRPLLADSVSIPYGDSDALEPALRDAAAFVVEPVQGEGGINVPPAGYLRAVREVCDRTGALFVADEVQTGLGRCGYRFGCDRDGAVPDVMTLAKGLSGGVVPVGAFIARPNVWERAYGDAPLAHTSTFGGGEIACAAALAAMDVLEEESLAQRAREQGERLLRGARAVANEFPAVVREARGLGLLVGAELTHEGYGGYVIPEMLKAGVTAAWTLNQQRVIRLEPPLVVTAEEIDRALQALRSGVAAAYDKLGNLCA
- a CDS encoding aromatase/cyclase, giving the protein MPYVESRIVIDAPARVVYELAKDQERFPEFMPDVETVTILERSAAGAISRWKTLVEEAPIEWTEEDRFDDEALRIDYRLLEGDLDKFEGAWTFEHRDGATHVVLGVDYDFGVPTLAELIGPTLQQKVRENSEMMLAALKRQAEQQ
- a CDS encoding quinate 5-dehydrogenase; protein product: MKTVVSVSLGSSSRDHRAHVSFLGEEFDISRVGMDGKLDAAIAKVRELDGNVDAIGLGGIDVYLYAGRHRYALRDGLRLLEAAKVTPIVDGSGLKNTLEREAVRFMQDDLAIDLRGTRVLMVSALDRFGMAQALVDAGADVLFGDFIFALDKDMPVRDLHEFEKMAEKYLPDACKLPFQFFYPTGKKQEKPPEPKYPQYYHDADIVAGDFHFMRQFMPERLDGKIILTNTVTQGNVEELTARGIRMLITTTPDLAGRSFGTNVLEAALLALLGKAWSEVVPADYERVLHELRLKPRVVKAD
- a CDS encoding DUF1698 domain-containing protein; the protein is MKYERFLNSPVFKRFVRRRLFDRESVFSRMLLAWFSARSMGRRLPATPEGVRDSELFNQWWYYSFELAPGVMTSSSFPVDFPLLPRMLMRNADLTGCDCLDIGSVEGLMPILMCRQGAREVIATNPHLYNYEKMQAVRKLFRVNFKFRQIGSLYDVSRKVGNKAFDLINLSGVLYHVYSPMHVIAGLRPLLKKNGLMIVSTNVVRRPDFSMEFNDRGKLQREATTYWYPSIPLYDYLLRYFKLLPIDCLYHPYARDDSTRFTADFESGYLSVVCRATEEPSFESSDTWAPESITDSYESILLWDQAKESAQPASAIGYGHAPGAHLMHEGGRSLDLWKAVNELPPVGVAGTPQDTHALLLSDRA
- the greA gene encoding transcription elongation factor GreA — encoded protein: MNDKEIVLTAEGLSKLEHELDELKSVHRREVNDRIRQAKEYGDLSENAEYEDAKQEQAFIEGRILKLEAMIRNARIIDESEYVADEVHLGAVVRVKDLKNNENYEFSIVGSAEADPPNRRISNESPLGSALMGHKKGVTVDVATPRGLVKYKIESIKSNAPKKAAKKAS
- the dusB gene encoding tRNA dihydrouridine synthase DusB, coding for MRPPPLCIGSIEVWPPLILAPMSGVTNRTMRALYRPFGLGLTVTEFVSSNALAYGSRRTMEMIDQHGLEKPVSTQLWGDDPATMASAAKVVRECGADIVDINFGCPAPKVTKTNGGSACLRDPDRCEAIMRAVVAAVECPVTMKMRLGWTEDALVYVDVARRAQDAGVRAVTLHARTAKQFYKGEADWDHIARLKSAIDIPVIGNGDLDDPHQAMQRMRDSGVDAIMLGRATLGNPWLISQIRDLMEGREPQLTPVAPDRLRFALEHYRRMVDELGEPRAVPQMRKHIALYLKGIPGAAALRERIMRLDSAAETIATIEETIARLELAPLVAA